The Shewanella mesophila genome contains the following window.
GCACCGATTGTCGGTTATTACCAGATGATCCGTCGAGTCTGATTCACTTGCTGCCAAGGCAGCCGCGCCTCTATCCTGTGGGGCGTTTAGATAAAGATTCTCATGGATTACTGCTGCTCACCAATGATGGTTATCTAACCCAGCAGCTAATGCATCCCGATTATCACCACAGTAAAACCTATGAGGTCTGTTTAGACAGCCCTTTTAACGATGATTTTCTTAATAAGATGGCCGCAGGCGTGAGCTACAGATCAGTGCTGACTAAACCTTGCCAAACTCGGCGACTTAGCGATACCTGTTTCGAAATCATCCTAACTCAAGGGCTTAATCGACAAATAAGACGCATGAGTCAGGCTCTTGGCTATAAGGTGATTGACCTTAAACGAATCGCTATCGAATCATTACAGCTTGGTGAACTGCCAGCAGGAGAGATGCGCCCCCTAACGTGTGCGGAAGAGTCATCGCTCAAAGGTTTGATCAAGCATCAAACATAGGGTAAACATCTGTATTTTCTTGAGTAGCGGCAGGCTTCATTACATTTTCGCCGTATTTTTGAAGATGTACCGTCATGGCAATCTATCACCTGCGATGAGCGAATGTGCAGATGCGGCTTCGGGATGCTATAAAGCCATACTTGGCCGCTTAACGAAATCATCAGACCTACATGGATGTAGGGAATGCCGCAAGATGTCGGGAACATTTTCGGCCATGATTTCGAAGGCCAAAACCGCGCTTACACTAGGTGATTTTCTCTCTTCGATTTGACGGTATTTGATGTGACTTGAGAATTAAGATCTAAGAAGCTTTTGCCCCAAAAGTTAGCTAGCCTTCGAATGAAGGCCGATTGCATTTTTGGGTTTAGCTTCTGGCTGAGTTGGCATTGGTTAGTTTGTATGAAGGTTATTCCTTTATTGTTATCTATCGCTTCTCTGGGAGGGTATGTGCAGATACTTCTGCTCCACGGAGAGCTTGGCAACAGCCATATGCTTGCGAACGAGAGACAGGGATTGTCGAACTGGCTTTTAGATAGGGATATCGTTGTGAATCCATCCTTGGAGGC
Protein-coding sequences here:
- a CDS encoding pseudouridine synthase — its product is MRLAQYIALTGLSSRRAATRLIRDARITIDGRVANHIDSISLITTTHGIQPVQHVCVDGQSLAAIEAKEYWLFNKQVGTDCRLLPDDPSSLIHLLPRQPRLYPVGRLDKDSHGLLLLTNDGYLTQQLMHPDYHHSKTYEVCLDSPFNDDFLNKMAAGVSYRSVLTKPCQTRRLSDTCFEIILTQGLNRQIRRMSQALGYKVIDLKRIAIESLQLGELPAGEMRPLTCAEESSLKGLIKHQT